CGTGGACGCAAGCCGATCTCGCCGCCGCCCGCCTGATCGGCGAGACGGTCACCGATGTCGTGCTGCAGTTCCGCTCGCTGCGGATGCTGATCGTCCAGGACCAGCTCGAGACCGTGCGCCGGCAGATCCAGCTTTCCGATCAGCCGGTGATGATCGCCAGCCCCGAGGGCACGGTGCTCGCGTCCAATCAGGCGCTCGAGCGGCTGCTCGGCGATGTCCATCCGCGCTTGCAGCGGGTCGAGGATCTTTTGCTTTATGTCGCCGATGCGACCGATCTGCGCCGGCGCCTTCTTGATCTCCTCAAACATCATCGCGGCTGGCGAAGCGAGATCCGCCTGGAAATCGAGGGGAGTGCCGCGAGCAGTTTGCTCTTGCGGGCCGACCCGGTCTTTGCCGCGCCGTCGCGGGTGCTCGGTTTCGTCTTACTGTTTACCGATCTTTCGACCCAGAAGGCCGCCGAGGCGGCGCGTGGCTTGTTTCAAGAGAGCCTCATCCAAGGCCATCGCCTGGGTCTCGGCAGCCTCGAGGGGCCGGCTGATCTGCTTTTTCGCAGCCTTTTTTCCAGCATGATCGAGAACGCGCAGCTCGCCGCCTGGGAAATCACCGATGCCGTCGAGACGGCGAAAATTCCGGAACTCCTTGCCAATCTGCGTCTTTCCGTACAGCGCGCGGCCGAGACGCTGGCGCATCTGATCCGCCACGAGACGGAATTTTCCGAGCGAGAAAACTGACGCGCGCACCGCAAAGATGGGTGACAGTATGTAAGTTTTTCTGTACACTCTTTGTGTGAACGTAAATCTGACAGTTGCACCCTCCCCTCCCAGCGCCCTCTCGTACGCCGCGCGGCCGCATGCGGTCGTTATCGGTAGCGGTTTTGGCGGGTTGGCGGCAGCGATTAGATTGGGCGCTCGCGGCTATCGTGTCACGGTATTGGAGCGCCTTGGCGTGCTCGGCGGCCGTGCCCTCGTCCATCGTCAAGATGGATTTACATTCGATGCCGGGCCAACGATCATCACCGCGCCCCATCTTCTCGATGAGCTTTGGGCGCTATGTGGCCGGCGCCGCGAGGAGGATGTCGAATTGCGGCCGATGGCGCCGTTTTATCGCATCCGCTTTGCCGACGGCGCGGTCTTTACCTATTCCGGCGATGCCGACGCGATGCGCGCCGAGGTCGCCCGCTTTTCGCCAGAAGATGTCGCTGGCTACGAGCGTTTCATGGCCTATAGCGCGCAGGTTTGCCGCATCGGTTTCGAGCGGCTCGGCGATCAGCCGTTCGATGATTGGCGCATGATGGCGCGCGTGGCCCCTGATCTCCTGCGCCTCGGCGGCTTGCGGAGCGTCTATGGCGCCGTCGCACGCGATATTCGCGACCCACGCCTTCGCACCGTGTTCAGCTATCATCCGCTGCTGATCGGCGGCAATCCCTTTACCGCGAGCGCTGTCTATTGCCTGATCGCATCCCTTGAGCGCCGCTGGGGGGTGCATTACGCGATGGGTGGCACCGGGCGGCTGATTGCCGGCCTCGCGGGATTGATCGCGCGAGAGGGCCATGCGTTGCGCTGTAACGCTGATGTCTCCGCCATTTTGGTCGATCGCGCGGGCGGCGGGCAGCGGGTGCGCGGGGTTTGCCTTCGTTCTGGCGAGGAGATCGGCGCCGATATCGTCGTCTCCAACGCCTGCTCGGCCTGGACCTATCGCCATCTGTTGCCCGAAGACAGCCATCGACAATGGCGGGCGCGGCGTATCGAGCGGGCGCGCCACTCGATGGGGCTCTTTATTTGGTATTTCGGTACTGATCGGCACTATCCCGAGATTGGCCATCACACCATCCTGCTCGGGCCACGCTATCGCGCGCTGCTCGACGATATTTTCCGCCGCAAGATTCTGGCGCGCGATATGAGCCTTTATCTCCATCGCCCGAGCGCGACCGACCCGAGCGTCGCGCCGCCGGGATGCGATGCGTTCTATGTCCTCGCCCCGGTCCCCAATCTCGCGGCCGACATCGACTGGGCGCAAACGGCCGAACCCTATCGCCGCGCCATCGCCGCACATCTCTCGGCAACGCTCTTGCCAAACCTGGAGCAGCACGTGGTTACCTCACGGGTTACGACCCCCGCTGATTTCGCCGCGCAATTCCTCGCCTTTCGCGGCGCGGCGTTCGGCCTCGAGCCGGTTTTGACGCAGAGCGCCTGGTTCCGGCCACATAATAAAAGTAGTGAGATCGAGGGGCTTTATCTGGTAGGCGCGGGAACCCACCCTGGCGCCGGTGTGCCGGGCGTGCTGTCCTCGGCGCGGGTTCTCGACCGGGTGGTACCGCATGTCACCGCGCCGCGCTGAGCAGGCGCAGAGCGTGGCGATCGCCGCGCCCGATCTTGCCGCATGTCGCGCCTCGCTTCGCACCGGATCATTGAGCTTCGCCGCGGCGGCACGGCTTTTGCCGGCGCGGGTGCGTGATCCCGCGATCGCGCTCTATGCTTTCTGCCGCCTCGCCGATGATGCGATCGATCAGGGCGGCGGGCAGGCGCTCGCGCTGGCGCAGCTTCGCGCCCGACTCGATCGCGCCTATGCCGGGCGGCCATTTCCGGCCCCGGCCGATCGCGCCTTGGCGGCGACGCTGACGCATTTTGCCATTCCGCCCGCCTTGCCCGAGGCGCTGCTCGAGGG
This portion of the Acidibrevibacterium fodinaquatile genome encodes:
- a CDS encoding phytoene desaturase; the protein is MNVNLTVAPSPPSALSYAARPHAVVIGSGFGGLAAAIRLGARGYRVTVLERLGVLGGRALVHRQDGFTFDAGPTIITAPHLLDELWALCGRRREEDVELRPMAPFYRIRFADGAVFTYSGDADAMRAEVARFSPEDVAGYERFMAYSAQVCRIGFERLGDQPFDDWRMMARVAPDLLRLGGLRSVYGAVARDIRDPRLRTVFSYHPLLIGGNPFTASAVYCLIASLERRWGVHYAMGGTGRLIAGLAGLIAREGHALRCNADVSAILVDRAGGGQRVRGVCLRSGEEIGADIVVSNACSAWTYRHLLPEDSHRQWRARRIERARHSMGLFIWYFGTDRHYPEIGHHTILLGPRYRALLDDIFRRKILARDMSLYLHRPSATDPSVAPPGCDAFYVLAPVPNLAADIDWAQTAEPYRRAIAAHLSATLLPNLEQHVVTSRVTTPADFAAQFLAFRGAAFGLEPVLTQSAWFRPHNKSSEIEGLYLVGAGTHPGAGVPGVLSSARVLDRVVPHVTAPR